In Misgurnus anguillicaudatus chromosome 5, ASM2758022v2, whole genome shotgun sequence, a genomic segment contains:
- the timm17b gene encoding mitochondrial import inner membrane translocase subunit Tim17-B, with translation MEEYAREPCPWRIVDDCGGAFTMGAIGGGVFQTVKGFRNAPVGVRHRLRGSANAVRVRAPQIGGSFAVWGGLFSTIDCGLVRLRGKEDPWNSITSGAMTGAILASRSGPLAMVGSAMMGGILLALIEGVGILLTRYTAQQFQNPSPIAEDPSQLPPKEGGQESRGFGQYQ, from the exons ATGGAGGAGTATGCCCGTGAACCTTG TCCATGGAGGATAGTTGATGACTGTGGCGGAGCCTTTACCATGGGTGCTATTGGAGGAGGCGTGTTTCAGACTGTTAAAGGTTTTCGGAATGCTCCTGTG GGTGTACGACATAGGCTAAGAGGGAGTGCAAATGCTGTGAGAGTTAGAGCACCACAAATTGGAg GTAGTTTTGCTGTATGGGGTGGATTATTTTCCACTATAGACTGTGGTCTGGTGCGTTTGCGGGGTAAAGAAGACCCCTGGAACTCCATCACCAGTGGAGCTATGACTGGAGCTATACTGGCTTCACGCA GTGGTCCACTGGCTATGGTGGGCTCTGCAATGATGGGAGGAATTCTTCTTGCTCTAATTGAGGGTGTTGGGATACTCCTTACTAGATACACAGCACAACAGTTTCAAAACC CGAGTCCCATTGCGGAGGACCCAAGTCAGCTTCCCCCGAAAGAAGGCGGCCAGGAATCACGTGGTTTTGGACAGTATCAGTAG
- the praf2 gene encoding PRA1 family protein 2 — MVDFQPPPFRSLDDFFLGSARFSAPDVRNLERWNNRIINNLLYYQSNYFAFVVAFLIIVGYFQPFQLILGATVVILLFLGFVWAAENKSVVRRFRRNHPSLCFAAILGSSYLLLSVLGGVAVFLFGIAFPILVVLIHASVRLRSLKNKLENKLESIGLKRTPMGLLLEALGQEQEAGS; from the exons ATGGTGGACTTTCAGCCTCCGCCTTTCCGATCCTTGGATGATTTTTTCTTAGGTTCGGCTCGGTTTTCAGCGCCTGATGTCCGTAACCTGGAGCGCTGGAATAACCGGATCATAAACAACTTGCTGTATTACCAGTCAAACTATTTCGCCTTTGTCGTGGCTTTTCTTATTATAGTCGG GTATTTCCAGCCATTCCAGCTGATTCTCGGGGCGACAGTTGTGATCCTTTTGTTTTTGGGGTTTGTCTGGGCTGCGGAAAACAAGTCTGTTGTTCGGAGATTTCGGAGGAATCATCCATCACTCTGCTTTGCTGCAATCCTGGGCTCCAGCTACCttcttctgtctgtcttaggAGGAGTGGCCGTGTTTCTTTTTGGCATCGCCTTTCCCATATTAG TGGTTCTTATTCATGCTTCAGTGAGACTCAGAAGTCTTAAGAATAAACTGGAGAACAAGCTGGAGAGTATAGGATTGAAGAGGACTCCTATGGGCCTGTTACTGGAAGCTCTGGGACAGGAACAAGAAGCCGGATCATAG